A single Mustelus asterias unplaced genomic scaffold, sMusAst1.hap1.1 HAP1_SCAFFOLD_1229, whole genome shotgun sequence DNA region contains:
- the LOC144488037 gene encoding uncharacterized protein LOC144488037, whose amino-acid sequence MEKAWKCVDCGKGYMCPSRLEIHRRSHTGERPFSCCVCGKGFTQSSELRTHQLIHTGERPFTCSVCGKGFTQLSSLQTHQRVHTGERPFTCPKCEKGFTNSSSLRTHQRVHTGERPYTCSQCGKGFRVSSQLLRHQQVHE is encoded by the coding sequence atggagaaagcatggaaatgtgtggactgtgggaagggatacatgtgcccatctcggctggaaattcatcgacgcagtcacactggggagaggccgttcagctgctgtgtgtgtggaaagggattcactcagtcatctgaactgcggacacaccaactaattcacactggggagaggccattcacctgctctgtgtgtgggaagggattcactcagttatccagcctgcagacacaccagcgagttcacaccggagagaggccgttcacctgcccgaagtgtgagaagggattcactaactcatccagcctgcggacacaccagcgagttcacactggggagaggccgtacacctgctctcagtgtgggaagggattcagagtttcatcccagctgctgagacaccaacaagttcacgagtga
- the LOC144488038 gene encoding uncharacterized protein LOC144488038, which yields MEKPWKCADCGKRYRAPSLLEAHRRSHTGERPFTCSQCGERFTQSSSLQSHQRVHTGERPFTCSQCGKGFTRSSSLQSHQRVHTGERPFTCSQCWKGFTQSSHLQRHQRVHTGERPFTCSQCRKGFIELSSLQKHQQVHTGERPFTCSQCGKGFTQLSSLQTHQRVHTGKRPLICSQCGKGFTQSSHLQTHQRIHTGERPFTCSQCGKGFIELSSLQKHQRVHTGERPFTCSQCGKGFTQSSSLRTHQRVHTGERPFTCSQCGKGFTQLSSLRTHQRVHIGERPFTCSQCGEGFTQSSHLQKHQRVHTGERPFTCSQCGKGFTQSSSLRTHQRVHTGERPFTCSQCGKGFTQLSSLRTHQRVHTGERPFTCSQCGKGFTVSSQLLRHQQVLSITDAHLQPIRFTSRDINKQLKAMDKEKSKLANCHPMSLVSIISKMMEDVVANGGPLDYNYWKKKSFRKHCKQ from the exons atggagaaaccatggaaatgtgcggactgtgggaagaggtacagagccccatctctgctggaagctcatcggcgcagccacactggggagagaccattcacctgctctcagtgtggtgagagattcactcagtcatccagcctgcagtcacaccagcgagttcacactggggagagaccgttcacctgctctcagtgtgggaagggattcactcggtcatccagcttgcagtcacaccagcgagttcacactggggagaggccattcacctgctctcagtgttggaagggattcactcagtcatcccaccttcagagacaccagcgagttcacactggggagaggccattcacctgctctcagtgtaggaagggattcattgagttatccagcctgcagaaacaccagcaagttcacactggggagaggccgttcacctgctctcagtgtgggaagggattcactcagttatccagcctgcagacacaccagcgagttcacactgggaagaggccattaatctgctcgcagtgtgggaagggattcacgcagtcatcccacttgcagacacaccagcgaattcacactggggagaggcccttcacctgctctcaatgtgggaagggattcattgagttatccagcctgcagaaacaccagcgagttcatacgggggagaggccattcacctgctctcagtgtgggaagggattcactcagtcatccagcctgcggacacaccagcgagttcacactggggagagaccgttcacctgctctcagtgtgggaagggattcactcagttatccagcctgcggacacaccagcgagttcacattggggagaggccattcacctgctctcagtgtggggagggattcacgcagtcatcccacctgcagaagcaccagcgagttcacactggggagaggccattcacctgctctcagtgtgggaagggattcactcagtcatccagcctgcggacacaccagcgagttcacactggggagaggccgttcacctgctctcagtgtgggaagggattcactcagttatccagcctgcggacacaccagcgagttcacactggggagaggcccttcacctgctctcagtgtgggaagggattcacagtttcatcccagctgctgagacatcaacaa GTCCTCAGTATCACAGATgcccatcttcagccaattcgattcacttcaagGGATATCAATAAGCAGCTGAAGGCAATGGATAAGGAAAAATCCAAACTGGCCAACTGCCATCCAATGTCTCtcgtctcgatcatcagcaaaatgatggaagatgtTGTTGCCAACG GAGGACCTTTGGATTATAATTATTGGAAGAAGAAAAGTTTCAGAAAACactgcaagcagtaa